In Halopseudomonas nanhaiensis, a single window of DNA contains:
- a CDS encoding translocation/assembly module TamB domain-containing protein yields MIWFFVKVVLRGLLILALIPIVLGLLLTSERINGWLLDRIQGMDSRLTLEHVGGTVWEGLQFDRIVWQDDGIDVVIVDVSSDWETRCLADRRLCIEHIDIGSIVVRTDPEAVIEDEQPAEEDSPASLPDIRLPLGIQLDRLRIGSLTINGEQPLLNEVRLVAAMREDRLTIQEFLGRGPDIAWSLDGQVRTTGDWPLLIRADIDAPPVDEQPLSVRLRLGGSVERLAVDLRTEGYVQGQLEGTVAAMEPNLPLDLRWEGQPFLALDTLPDTLTLEQWTIAARGDLEDGVVITADARLPGEGGAVLLAIEGLVQQTRLPELTLQLSVADQPDRVLTLDAAADWADELQADASLIAERFPWQWLYPVETGELVLDRLEADASVQGEAFRGELNAALSGVAGQPAQISLTAEGTPEQITFNSLSVDTPAGRAQGEAIVGLGESTSWDAQLRLENLDPGVFVDDLRGNLNGPLRSSGSLTEAGPQFDAEWDLDGTLRDQPLDLSGKVTADQGNFAFSDIVLQQGPNSVTGAGEWGERIAADLDVSLDNLATLWPGLSGTLNGTVNATGDQTQPEVRLRLTGEDLAYQDIGLGLLAANGTVTLSDALPMQLSIEANRIRTGETWLGNLVVGLDGDKARHELKVNLSGGQLELDTALSGGLDEEQWLGALTRGELTLEEMTWQLASDAGMRYQLEPGQLTLEEHCWTHEGGRLCFDGQQRLLPDRDVAVVLSDFPLASLEQWLPEDLAWQGTLDADVDFSQTAGGPPVADISVSSRDGVISVSDPEQTLDFDYSQLELTSQLDAEQARNRLLLTGDTLGELRVQADVSDPAGEQRLVGRFDLEGFNLDFLRPFLPQVETLQAELQGQGELGGTLTEPLVNGEIAIEDGLITGPELPVSFEQLDLRVGIAGQTADIDGSWQSGPDGDGSLTGTVTWAPELDLSLNLVGKALPVVVAPYANLLVSPDMRVSLAENRLRVRGTIAVPEGNITVRELPEQAVRLSTDEVIVGEEEESVAGDMPMEIDARVRLVIGDQLRFSGFGLTGRLSGRLQVDEELTANGDLNILNGRFRRFGQRLTLRRAQILFAGPISQPFLNIEAVREVDDVTAGLRLTGRAEAPQSEVFAEPAMPQEQALSYLILGRPLGSDGGDNNMLGQAALALGMAGSGPVTQNIANSLGIQNFQLETEGSGTETQVVAAGYLTDRLSVRYGVGVFEPANQLALRYDLSKRLYLEAVSGLASSLDFFYRIDF; encoded by the coding sequence GTGATCTGGTTTTTCGTAAAGGTGGTGTTGCGTGGTCTGCTGATCCTGGCGCTGATCCCGATTGTTCTGGGTCTGCTGTTGACCAGCGAACGAATCAATGGGTGGTTGCTCGATCGCATCCAGGGGATGGACTCGCGCCTGACCCTCGAACATGTTGGGGGTACCGTCTGGGAAGGTCTCCAGTTCGATCGGATCGTTTGGCAGGACGATGGCATCGACGTGGTGATCGTCGATGTCTCGTCCGACTGGGAGACGCGTTGTCTGGCTGATCGGCGCCTGTGCATCGAACATATCGATATCGGCAGTATCGTGGTGCGCACTGATCCAGAGGCGGTAATCGAAGACGAGCAACCGGCAGAGGAAGACAGCCCGGCGTCACTGCCTGACATTCGTCTGCCGCTGGGTATTCAACTGGACCGGCTGCGGATTGGCAGTCTGACGATCAACGGCGAACAGCCGTTGTTGAACGAAGTCCGTCTCGTCGCAGCCATGCGAGAGGATCGATTGACTATCCAGGAGTTTCTCGGCAGAGGGCCCGATATTGCCTGGTCGCTCGATGGCCAGGTTCGTACGACAGGGGACTGGCCGCTGCTGATCCGTGCCGACATTGACGCTCCCCCCGTGGACGAGCAACCCCTTTCAGTACGGCTGCGGTTGGGTGGAAGTGTCGAACGTCTGGCGGTCGACTTGCGTACCGAGGGCTATGTGCAGGGCCAGCTCGAGGGTACTGTCGCGGCGATGGAACCCAACCTGCCTCTCGATCTTCGCTGGGAGGGCCAGCCTTTCCTGGCGCTCGACACGCTACCGGATACATTGACGCTCGAACAATGGACCATCGCAGCACGCGGCGACCTTGAAGATGGGGTAGTGATTACGGCAGACGCCAGACTACCTGGCGAGGGAGGAGCCGTTCTACTGGCGATCGAAGGACTGGTGCAACAGACCCGCTTGCCTGAGCTGACGCTGCAGCTGTCGGTGGCGGATCAGCCCGACCGGGTGCTGACGCTGGATGCGGCCGCTGACTGGGCTGATGAGCTGCAAGCGGATGCGTCATTGATTGCTGAGCGCTTCCCCTGGCAGTGGCTGTATCCGGTGGAGACCGGCGAGCTCGTTCTCGATCGACTTGAAGCCGATGCAAGCGTGCAGGGGGAGGCCTTTCGCGGCGAACTGAACGCCGCCTTGAGCGGCGTTGCCGGGCAGCCTGCACAAATCAGCCTGACGGCAGAGGGCACGCCTGAGCAGATCACCTTTAACAGTCTCAGCGTCGATACGCCGGCAGGGCGCGCCCAAGGCGAGGCGATCGTAGGGCTGGGAGAATCAACATCGTGGGACGCCCAACTGCGTCTCGAGAATCTGGACCCCGGCGTATTCGTCGACGATCTCCGCGGAAACCTCAACGGCCCCCTGCGCAGCAGCGGCAGCCTTACCGAAGCCGGTCCTCAGTTCGACGCCGAATGGGATCTGGACGGTACGCTGCGGGATCAACCGCTTGATCTCAGCGGCAAGGTCACCGCCGACCAAGGCAACTTTGCCTTCTCCGACATCGTGTTACAGCAGGGGCCCAATAGTGTGACCGGGGCAGGTGAGTGGGGCGAGCGAATCGCCGCGGATCTCGACGTCAGCCTCGACAATCTCGCCACGCTCTGGCCGGGGCTGTCGGGAACACTTAACGGCACAGTGAATGCGACGGGTGACCAGACGCAGCCGGAGGTCCGGTTGCGTCTGACAGGTGAAGATCTTGCTTATCAGGACATCGGGTTGGGACTGCTGGCCGCGAACGGAACCGTCACGCTCTCTGATGCGCTGCCCATGCAATTGTCGATCGAAGCCAATCGCATCCGTACCGGTGAGACCTGGCTGGGCAATCTGGTCGTGGGGCTGGACGGTGACAAGGCGCGACATGAGCTGAAGGTAAACCTGTCGGGCGGACAACTGGAGCTCGACACTGCGTTATCCGGTGGATTGGATGAAGAACAATGGCTGGGTGCGCTCACCCGCGGCGAGCTGACGCTCGAGGAGATGACCTGGCAACTGGCTAGCGACGCTGGCATGCGTTATCAGCTTGAACCTGGGCAACTTACGCTCGAGGAGCATTGCTGGACGCACGAGGGTGGACGCCTGTGCTTCGACGGACAGCAGCGGCTGCTGCCCGATCGGGACGTGGCGGTGGTGCTCTCGGATTTTCCACTTGCATCGCTGGAGCAATGGCTACCGGAGGATCTCGCCTGGCAGGGCACACTCGATGCAGACGTCGATTTCAGCCAGACGGCGGGCGGGCCACCCGTTGCAGATATCTCTGTCAGCAGCCGCGATGGCGTCATCTCGGTCAGTGACCCGGAGCAGACACTCGACTTCGACTATTCGCAGCTTGAGCTGACCAGCCAATTGGATGCCGAGCAGGCGCGCAATCGGCTGCTGCTGACCGGCGATACGCTTGGTGAGTTGCGTGTCCAGGCTGATGTCTCCGATCCTGCGGGGGAACAGCGTCTGGTCGGTCGCTTCGATCTGGAAGGGTTCAATCTGGACTTTCTCCGTCCTTTTCTGCCGCAGGTTGAAACCCTGCAGGCAGAGCTTCAGGGACAGGGCGAGTTGGGTGGGACACTGACCGAACCGCTGGTCAATGGTGAAATCGCTATTGAAGATGGGCTGATAACCGGTCCGGAACTCCCGGTGAGCTTCGAACAGCTGGATCTGCGTGTGGGCATAGCCGGACAGACTGCTGACATCGATGGTAGCTGGCAAAGTGGTCCGGATGGCGACGGGTCGCTGACCGGAACGGTAACCTGGGCGCCGGAGCTGGACCTGTCGCTAAATCTGGTGGGCAAGGCCCTGCCGGTGGTGGTCGCGCCCTATGCCAACCTCCTGGTCAGCCCCGACATGCGCGTATCGCTTGCGGAAAACCGCTTGCGCGTGCGAGGCACCATAGCTGTACCCGAAGGCAACATCACCGTACGCGAGCTTCCCGAACAGGCTGTGCGCCTGTCTACTGATGAAGTCATCGTGGGCGAGGAAGAGGAGAGTGTCGCTGGCGATATGCCGATGGAAATCGACGCACGGGTCCGGCTCGTCATCGGCGACCAGCTGCGGTTTTCCGGCTTCGGTTTGACTGGGCGGCTCAGCGGGCGACTTCAGGTGGACGAAGAACTCACTGCCAATGGTGACCTGAACATTCTCAACGGCCGGTTCCGTCGATTCGGTCAGAGGTTGACGCTGCGCCGTGCCCAGATCCTGTTTGCCGGTCCGATCAGCCAACCGTTTCTCAATATCGAAGCGGTACGAGAGGTCGATGACGTCACGGCGGGGTTGCGCCTGACCGGTCGCGCCGAAGCGCCGCAATCGGAAGTCTTCGCCGAGCCGGCCATGCCGCAGGAACAGGCGTTGTCCTACCTGATTCTAGGCCGTCCTCTGGGCAGCGACGGTGGCGACAACAACATGCTCGGCCAGGCCGCCCTGGCTCTCGGCATGGCTGGTAGCGGGCCGGTTACGCAAAACATCGCCAATTCGCTGGGCATACAGAACTTCCAGCTGGAAACCGAGGGCAGCGGTACCGAAACGCAGGTGGTCGCAGCAGGCTATCTTACCGACCGGCTTAGCGTGCGCTATGGTGTAGGCGTGTTCGAACCGGCAAACCAGCTCGCCTTGCGCTACGACCTGAGCAAGCGACTGTATCTTGAAGCAGTCAGCGGCTTGGCGAGTTCGCTGGATTTCTTCTATCGTATCGACTTCTAG
- the tpx gene encoding thiol peroxidase: protein MSSVTLKGNPISVGGSMPQVGAQAPEFSLVAKDLSNVSLSSLGGKRKILNIFPSVDTPTCATSVRQFNQRAAELNNTAVLCISADLPFAQARFCGAEGLDNVMTLSTMRGADFLRNYGVAIENGPLAGVAARAVVVLDENDKVLHSELVSEIANEPDYEKALTVLS, encoded by the coding sequence ATGTCGAGCGTTACTCTAAAGGGCAATCCCATCAGTGTCGGTGGCTCCATGCCGCAGGTGGGTGCGCAGGCGCCGGAATTCTCGCTGGTGGCCAAGGATCTCTCCAACGTCAGCCTGTCCAGCCTGGGCGGCAAGCGCAAGATACTCAATATTTTCCCCAGCGTGGACACACCAACCTGCGCGACTTCCGTGCGTCAGTTCAACCAGCGCGCTGCCGAACTGAACAACACCGCGGTGCTGTGCATTTCCGCTGATCTGCCGTTCGCGCAGGCGCGCTTCTGCGGCGCCGAAGGGCTCGACAATGTGATGACGCTGTCGACCATGCGCGGCGCCGACTTCCTGCGTAATTACGGTGTTGCCATCGAAAACGGTCCACTGGCTGGTGTGGCTGCGCGCGCTGTCGTGGTGCTCGATGAGAACGACAAGGTGCTGCACAGCGAGCTGGTCTCGGAAATCGCCAACGAGCCGGACTACGAAAAAGCGCTCACAGTATTGAGCTGA
- a CDS encoding glycosyltransferase family 2 protein, producing the protein MMIDWLWWGQVAVITYFLLLNGIYLSLNLLSMASLHQYIRRHAEIGEAAPYLGGEPSISVLMPAFNEEATIRTSVRSMLQLQYPDFEVVVINDGSRDRTLEVLREEFDLVAFPEPLRQAVPHKPVIGIYRSRRYPNLKVIDKENGGKADALNAGINAARNGLFCGVDADSILQRDSLLRVVQPFLEDTRTVAAGGTVRIANGSTVRGGFLVNAGLPDNWIARFQIVEYLRAFLFGRLGWSPLNAVLIISGAFGLFDRERVIAVGGYRTDTVGEDMELVVRLHRHHRKHRIPYRIRYLPDPICWTEAPEDLGTLGRQRSRWQRGLAESLMAHWRLCFSLRGGAPGWLAWPFMALFEWIGPLIELGGYLFMFVGLAMGWISHTAMAIFLLVAVGMGILLSVNGLLLETMSFRVYSRRRDVMRLFLMAILENFGYRQLNTLWRCRGMYQWFARRKHHWGAMRRSGKWGQ; encoded by the coding sequence ATGATGATCGACTGGCTCTGGTGGGGGCAGGTCGCCGTTATCACGTACTTCCTGCTACTCAATGGCATCTATCTCTCGCTTAATCTGCTGTCCATGGCGAGCCTCCATCAATACATCCGTCGCCACGCCGAGATCGGCGAGGCAGCGCCCTACTTGGGCGGCGAGCCATCCATTTCGGTCCTGATGCCCGCTTTCAACGAGGAGGCGACCATTCGCACCTCGGTGCGGTCGATGCTGCAACTGCAATACCCGGACTTTGAGGTCGTTGTAATCAACGATGGTTCGCGCGACAGGACATTGGAGGTCCTGCGCGAGGAATTCGATCTGGTCGCCTTTCCCGAGCCGCTGCGTCAGGCCGTACCGCACAAACCGGTGATCGGTATCTATCGCTCGCGTCGCTATCCGAATCTCAAGGTCATCGACAAGGAAAACGGAGGCAAGGCTGACGCCTTGAACGCGGGGATCAATGCGGCTCGCAACGGGCTGTTTTGCGGGGTGGATGCGGACTCGATCCTGCAGCGGGACAGCCTGCTCCGGGTGGTGCAACCGTTTCTGGAAGACACCCGGACTGTAGCCGCCGGAGGTACGGTGCGAATCGCCAATGGCTCAACCGTGCGTGGCGGGTTTCTGGTCAACGCCGGCCTGCCGGACAACTGGATTGCTCGCTTCCAGATTGTCGAATACCTGCGCGCCTTTCTGTTTGGCCGGCTGGGCTGGTCGCCACTCAACGCCGTATTGATCATCTCGGGGGCATTCGGCTTGTTCGACCGCGAACGGGTCATTGCCGTAGGTGGTTACAGGACCGACACCGTCGGTGAAGACATGGAACTGGTGGTTCGGCTGCATCGCCATCATCGAAAGCATCGCATTCCCTATCGCATCCGATATCTGCCAGATCCGATCTGCTGGACCGAGGCCCCCGAGGATCTCGGGACGCTCGGGCGGCAGCGCAGTCGCTGGCAGCGCGGCCTGGCGGAGAGCCTCATGGCACACTGGCGCCTATGCTTCAGTTTACGAGGGGGAGCGCCGGGGTGGCTGGCGTGGCCGTTCATGGCACTGTTCGAATGGATCGGCCCGCTTATTGAACTGGGCGGCTACCTGTTCATGTTTGTCGGGCTGGCTATGGGCTGGATTTCGCATACTGCCATGGCCATCTTCCTGCTGGTGGCCGTAGGCATGGGCATACTGTTGTCGGTGAACGGTCTGCTGCTCGAAACCATGTCTTTCCGTGTATACAGCCGCCGCCGCGACGTGATGCGGCTGTTCCTGATGGCGATTCTGGAGAACTTCGGCTACCGCCAGCTCAACACCCTGTGGCGATGCAGAGGGATGTACCAATGGTTCGCCCGCCGCAAGCACCATTGGGGCGCCATGCGACGAAGCGGAAAGTGGGGCCAGTAG
- a CDS encoding HEAT repeat domain-containing protein gives MFSEPAVICPAWVCQSDLAALWRAWLPQQPTLRLAVYSAVALALITTAVMLQILVLSDLGNRRARRRKAFNETWRPYLALCSISDPVPTDAPTLKARDRLWWLLQWNRLQQQLRGSARIRMNATLVAFGMEDHVLRLLGGGVRKRLIALTSLRYFGTAAHWDLIAALLSHRNAVIALAAARTLVEIDPTRAMTTVLPMARQRMDWALPRLTALCQSAGPDAVTAPLLAVMYAADEAERQRLGSLMILAQPRLTGPWARAQLEQPSTTELLEVALRCLGAINDPRDRPRVLQHLDHDDPNVRLLALRAFQNMAGRDDEARLIDMLGDRSWWVRQAAADAVAALPGYTDARLTELVAQVEDRYGKDALRRVLAERRE, from the coding sequence ATGTTTTCTGAGCCAGCGGTAATCTGTCCGGCATGGGTATGCCAGAGCGACCTTGCGGCACTGTGGCGCGCCTGGCTGCCGCAACAGCCGACGCTGCGGCTGGCGGTCTATTCCGCCGTAGCGCTGGCGCTGATTACCACTGCAGTGATGTTGCAGATACTAGTGCTTTCTGATCTGGGCAACCGGCGGGCGCGACGCCGCAAGGCGTTCAATGAAACCTGGCGGCCCTATCTTGCGCTATGCAGTATCAGCGACCCTGTGCCAACCGATGCCCCGACACTCAAGGCCCGCGACCGCCTGTGGTGGCTGTTGCAATGGAACCGCCTGCAGCAGCAATTGCGTGGCTCGGCGCGGATCAGAATGAATGCCACGCTTGTTGCCTTCGGCATGGAAGACCATGTACTCCGGCTGCTCGGCGGCGGCGTACGCAAGCGCTTGATTGCCTTGACCTCGTTGCGCTACTTCGGCACTGCCGCACATTGGGATTTGATCGCCGCTCTGCTCTCGCATCGCAACGCCGTCATAGCGCTCGCCGCGGCCCGCACCCTGGTGGAAATTGACCCAACGCGCGCCATGACAACAGTCCTTCCAATGGCGAGACAGAGGATGGACTGGGCGCTGCCACGCCTGACGGCGCTGTGTCAGAGCGCCGGGCCGGACGCGGTGACTGCGCCTTTGCTTGCGGTGATGTATGCGGCCGATGAAGCCGAGCGTCAGCGGCTGGGGAGCCTGATGATTCTAGCCCAACCCCGACTGACCGGGCCCTGGGCACGGGCGCAGCTTGAGCAGCCGTCCACCACCGAATTGCTGGAAGTAGCGTTGCGCTGCCTGGGGGCGATAAACGACCCGCGCGACCGGCCTAGAGTACTCCAGCATCTCGATCACGATGATCCCAACGTCAGGCTTCTGGCCTTGCGAGCATTCCAGAATATGGCTGGTCGGGACGATGAAGCACGACTCATCGACATGCTGGGTGACCGCAGCTGGTGGGTTCGCCAGGCCGCCGCGGACGCGGTGGCGGCACTTCCCGGGTATACCGACGCCCGACTGACCGAGCTCGTCGCGCAGGTAGAGGACCGTTATGGCAAGGATGCCCTGCGCCGCGTACTGGCAGAACGTCGCGAATGA
- a CDS encoding YaiO family outer membrane beta-barrel protein produces the protein MRIRCIVLLCCVLAPAATADVPQAQDRVEAGDLTGARSLLEAHLRTEPEDPAARFLLARILAWQGDPAAAIPMLEQLLEASPQNADYLLALGQAQLWAGRVHAATETLERAAELAPDYSAVNDALRQARTALSAPAQRITLPQRTTTRRHELELSVRQDWLDNGFDNWRRQRLDYFSSQAEGVAWYGALLREQRFGESDEGVEAGAVWALDEHWSVQPEVGYQFSSFFLPEWYADLRLQRSLTRGFLGAASVRRTEYANSRVDRLGLTAERYWDSWRAGYTMNISDVSNAGTPIGHTVSLDYYYSGLSYAGLRLTAGEEEAVEGAQLFTSSVRAVGVQGRHWLSRGWAASWEIGVHEQGDIYTRRWLQVGLRHVF, from the coding sequence TTGAGAATACGCTGCATTGTTTTGCTCTGTTGCGTGCTCGCTCCGGCTGCCACAGCCGATGTACCACAGGCGCAAGATCGGGTGGAGGCCGGCGACCTTACCGGCGCTCGCTCACTGCTCGAAGCACATCTTCGCACCGAGCCGGAGGACCCTGCAGCCCGCTTTCTCCTGGCGCGTATCCTCGCCTGGCAAGGCGATCCGGCAGCCGCCATCCCCATGCTTGAACAGCTGCTCGAAGCGTCCCCGCAGAACGCCGATTATCTCCTTGCACTGGGCCAGGCCCAGCTCTGGGCCGGACGGGTTCACGCGGCAACTGAAACGCTTGAACGTGCGGCGGAGCTGGCCCCGGATTATTCTGCTGTCAATGATGCCCTGCGCCAGGCACGCACAGCACTGAGCGCCCCTGCGCAACGGATAACCCTGCCCCAGCGGACCACTACCCGGCGGCACGAGCTTGAGCTGTCGGTGCGGCAGGACTGGCTCGACAACGGTTTCGACAACTGGCGAAGACAGCGTCTGGACTACTTTTCGAGCCAGGCTGAAGGCGTTGCCTGGTACGGCGCGCTGCTGCGTGAGCAGCGCTTCGGCGAATCGGACGAAGGCGTCGAAGCCGGTGCAGTGTGGGCTCTTGATGAGCACTGGAGCGTGCAACCAGAGGTCGGTTACCAGTTCTCCTCCTTTTTCCTGCCTGAATGGTATGCCGACCTCCGTCTGCAGCGAAGCCTGACCCGCGGATTTCTCGGCGCCGCCAGCGTACGGCGCACCGAGTACGCCAACAGCCGCGTCGACCGTCTCGGGCTTACCGCCGAACGTTACTGGGACAGCTGGCGCGCCGGTTACACCATGAACATCAGCGACGTATCCAACGCCGGTACGCCCATTGGCCATACTGTCTCGCTGGACTATTACTACTCCGGGCTCAGCTACGCGGGATTGCGCCTGACAGCAGGCGAAGAGGAAGCGGTTGAAGGTGCTCAGTTGTTTACCAGCAGCGTCCGCGCCGTCGGCGTCCAGGGGCGGCACTGGTTAAGTCGAGGTTGGGCCGCATCCTGGGAAATTGGCGTCCACGAGCAGGGTGACATCTACACGCGCCGCTGGCTGCAGGTCGGACTGCGGCATGTTTTCTGA
- a CDS encoding response regulator transcription factor: MSTSDTPRILVVEDEEDIAFLVRFMLERQQYTVDHAADGRQALDYIANSTPPELVLLDIMLPYHDGIEIVQRLRGTPGWESLPVLMLTAKAREADIVKALELGADDYVTKPFQPEELLARIKRLIRRPR; the protein is encoded by the coding sequence ATGAGCACATCGGATACACCTCGCATTCTGGTCGTTGAGGACGAGGAAGACATTGCCTTTCTCGTCCGCTTCATGCTTGAGCGGCAGCAATACACGGTCGATCACGCTGCCGATGGACGTCAGGCGCTGGACTACATCGCCAATTCGACGCCTCCGGAACTGGTACTGCTCGATATCATGCTCCCTTACCACGATGGCATCGAGATCGTGCAGCGCCTGCGCGGCACACCGGGATGGGAAAGCCTGCCCGTGCTGATGCTTACGGCCAAAGCCCGGGAGGCCGACATCGTCAAGGCACTGGAGCTCGGCGCGGACGATTACGTCACCAAGCCCTTCCAGCCGGAGGAACTGCTGGCCCGCATTAAACGCCTGATACGGAGGCCACGTTGA
- a CDS encoding ATP-binding protein, producing the protein MRVPSKIGLHLIAFFLAFIVLVLLAWQGTRTQRSLLDANEAVQHSLELITATQRMFSLLQDIETGERGYVLTGVESYLEPHLAAQAQLAEQRAQLGELLSASGTPRPGWLNDLDRLIARRLAISDANIEARLETGLVSAADRLLNAGGRQTMIELRTLFNELEEAERAMLAAQNTAVDNRLRHARWIAWIGGLFAAALFCWAIWLVTLSQRRVADQRAFLRSVIDADDNYIFVADTRRRLLLCNEAFAGLCRSRAVDLQGRPLAELPNAQAMSRLFDDDAIVLDGEHDMRIGELDIAVNGRHICLQIYKRVLEQTAGQRLVLTVAVDISVRREMEKMKNEFISTVSHELRTPLTAIRGALGMLVGGMLGPVDTQQKPLLDIAYKNSERLVRLINDILDIEKLASGRVVFNIVSQPLLPLVEQSLATNLPYAREFDVTLQLNAPRTDPGHVLLDADRFAQIMANLLSNAIKHSPRGGLVTIDVDVSGSTIEVSVIDRGAGVPDDFRDRIFERFAQADSSSVRQLGGTGLGLAITRSLVEQMHGQVGFESEKGQGSRFYVRLPCAPPEHPVSAAVPPETSSAPARLVLMLEPDDRSAAFLALTLERQGYSVQRAQSADEARQMLAHMPVHALTLSPTLRDEDCIAFLQTLREQRAFRHLPILVVSLEPLDGTNERNELMRGSAVGVMDWLNKPIDPMRVLDVVKAILRPAGERPAVLHVEDDADLRTLLANLLAPLDVNVVGVGSLAEARVALGRRHHDLAILDLMLPDGDGSELIGELAMASPPTPVIIFSALDSPVAEGQLVLKRLVKSRHESAELAELIQQLLHNWPARTATSDHQEVP; encoded by the coding sequence TTGCGCGTTCCATCGAAAATTGGCCTGCATCTCATCGCGTTTTTCCTCGCGTTCATAGTTCTCGTCCTGCTCGCCTGGCAGGGCACCCGGACCCAGCGTTCGCTGCTGGATGCCAACGAGGCCGTGCAGCACAGTCTCGAGCTGATCACCGCAACCCAGCGCATGTTCTCTCTGCTGCAGGACATCGAGACCGGCGAGCGTGGGTATGTCCTCACCGGCGTTGAAAGTTATCTCGAACCTCATCTTGCGGCTCAGGCGCAGCTTGCAGAACAGAGAGCCCAACTCGGCGAGTTGCTCAGTGCGTCCGGCACACCTCGACCGGGCTGGCTGAACGATCTCGACCGACTCATCGCCCGTCGGCTGGCCATTTCCGATGCCAACATCGAAGCGCGTCTGGAGACCGGTCTGGTGAGTGCAGCCGACCGGCTGCTCAATGCCGGGGGACGGCAGACGATGATCGAACTGCGCACCCTGTTCAACGAACTCGAAGAGGCCGAGCGGGCCATGCTTGCGGCGCAGAACACGGCGGTCGACAACCGTCTGCGGCATGCACGGTGGATAGCCTGGATCGGCGGTCTCTTCGCAGCCGCCCTGTTCTGCTGGGCCATCTGGTTGGTCACCCTCAGCCAGAGGCGTGTTGCCGATCAGCGCGCGTTTCTGCGCAGCGTAATAGACGCGGACGACAACTACATCTTCGTGGCTGACACCAGACGACGCCTGCTTTTATGCAATGAGGCCTTTGCCGGGCTGTGCCGCAGCCGGGCTGTCGATCTTCAGGGCCGACCACTGGCAGAGCTGCCGAACGCCCAGGCGATGTCGCGCTTGTTTGACGACGATGCGATAGTGCTCGATGGCGAACATGACATGCGCATCGGCGAACTGGACATTGCTGTCAACGGCCGGCACATCTGCTTGCAGATATACAAGCGCGTTCTGGAGCAGACCGCGGGACAGCGGCTGGTTCTGACGGTGGCCGTCGACATCTCGGTACGACGGGAAATGGAGAAGATGAAGAATGAGTTCATCTCTACGGTCAGCCATGAGCTGAGAACGCCGCTTACCGCGATCCGTGGTGCGCTCGGCATGCTTGTCGGGGGCATGCTCGGTCCGGTCGATACGCAGCAGAAGCCGCTTCTCGACATCGCCTACAAGAACAGCGAGCGGCTCGTGCGGTTGATCAACGATATCCTGGATATCGAAAAACTCGCCTCGGGTCGGGTGGTTTTCAATATCGTATCGCAGCCGCTGTTACCACTGGTGGAACAATCGCTTGCGACCAACCTTCCCTACGCACGCGAATTCGATGTCACCCTGCAGCTGAATGCACCCCGCACCGATCCTGGCCATGTGTTGCTGGACGCTGACCGGTTCGCCCAGATCATGGCGAACCTCTTGTCCAACGCTATCAAGCATTCGCCCCGGGGCGGTCTGGTGACCATCGATGTGGACGTTTCCGGTTCGACCATCGAAGTCAGTGTCATCGATCGCGGCGCCGGAGTGCCCGACGATTTCCGCGACCGCATCTTCGAGCGTTTTGCTCAGGCAGACTCATCAAGCGTTCGCCAGCTGGGCGGTACCGGTCTGGGTCTGGCAATCACGCGTTCATTGGTAGAACAGATGCATGGCCAGGTAGGGTTCGAATCGGAGAAGGGCCAGGGCTCGCGCTTCTACGTACGCCTCCCCTGCGCCCCTCCTGAACACCCGGTCTCCGCGGCCGTTCCCCCGGAAACGTCTTCAGCCCCGGCAAGGCTGGTGCTGATGCTGGAACCCGACGACCGATCGGCCGCATTTCTCGCTCTGACGCTTGAGCGGCAGGGCTATAGCGTGCAGCGGGCGCAATCTGCTGACGAAGCCCGCCAGATGCTCGCCCACATGCCGGTGCATGCCTTGACACTGAGTCCTACGCTGCGTGATGAAGACTGCATAGCGTTCCTGCAGACACTTCGCGAGCAGCGCGCATTCCGCCACCTGCCGATTCTGGTCGTCAGTCTCGAGCCTCTTGATGGCACCAACGAGCGCAATGAGCTGATGCGTGGCAGTGCAGTGGGCGTCATGGACTGGCTGAACAAGCCCATTGACCCGATGCGTGTGCTGGATGTGGTAAAGGCCATCCTTCGCCCTGCCGGGGAGCGCCCAGCCGTGCTGCATGTGGAAGACGATGCCGACCTGCGCACCCTTCTCGCCAATCTTCTGGCTCCGCTGGACGTCAACGTAGTCGGTGTGGGCAGCCTGGCCGAAGCGCGCGTGGCGCTGGGGCGCAGGCATCACGACCTGGCCATTCTTGACCTGATGCTGCCCGACGGCGATGGCTCGGAGTTGATAGGCGAGTTGGCCATGGCCAGCCCCCCTACTCCGGTCATCATCTTCTCGGCGCTGGATTCACCGGTTGCCGAAGGCCAGCTGGTGCTCAAGCGACTGGTCAAGTCGCGTCATGAGAGCGCCGAACTCGCCGAGCTTATTCAGCAACTGTTGCACAACTGGCCTGCAAGAACGGCCACATCCGATCACCAGGAGGTCCCATGA